Sequence from the Flavobacterium sp. J372 genome:
TAAGGTCGGTGCCGTGGCCAATACCTGTATAAGTAATAAATTCACCTGCTACACCCTCTTCCTCATATATTTTACGCATAAATTGCCAACGTTCAGTAAGCCCTTTACCCATAAGCGAATAAATCAATTCACGCTCTTGTATGCTGTAAGCATCATCAAAAGCAGCAGCGTCGTTATCATCTTTTTCACCCATGTATAACATCTTTGGCACTTCAATGTATTCCTTCAGGTCAACTTTTTTGCCAGTAACATTTTTAATATCAGCTGTCCCCAGCGGGTACTGAAGTTTTTTGCCGCTAAGCTTATCTTTTGGGAGAATAACCATGGCGTTAATGCCGCCTGCAGCGACAGCCTGGACCATTTCAGGATGCAGCATTGAAAACCTGTTGGCAAAAGTGCCCGAGGCAGAAAATCCTGTAATGAATATTTTTTGCTTAACTACATATCCCTTGTCCGCAAGCTGCAGCCTGGCATGGTTTATCATAGCTATAAGCTGGAGGTCTAAACGATTTTTTTGAAGAAAAGAATCTCTGTCAAGCGCGTGGGTATATAACAGAGGTTCTTTGGCCGGGCGCGGAAAAATCGGAACAAGAAACGGCAGCCCAAGCTTTTCGGCCGTATAATTGCCTACTCCGCTTTCGCTTGCCTGGTTTATGGCAGCTATCTCATGAACAGCAATTGAATCGCTTAGCCTACCAGTATTATTAGTCTCAACAAGTATATGCACTGCCCTTGACAGTTTTAGTTTAGCCGGATAATAAAGAAGATAGTCGAAATTATATCCGGCAGCCGGATTTGCAGGAAACTTGTAAAGTGTGCCGTATTCAGTTTTTTTAATAATGGAACCGCCTTCGGCAAGGCAGGTAGCAGAAAACAAAATTGCGATGAATAATTTTAACATTACGGTGATTGATTGATGATTTATAACCGTAAGACTATTTATACAATTATTTGTTACAGCTATTGATGGAATTTAATTGAAATTGTTTCGCCCGGGGTAATGGTAACTTGGCTACCCATCAGCAGCGCCCTGTTATCACTTATGTGCCCTGCCGGGAAGTCGAAATATACAGGGCAGTCAAAATGCTCCAGTGTGATTTCACGATAGTCCCTGCCCCACGGTAAAGTAGATTCTTTAATATCGGTCATATCTCCTACAATCAAAGCTTTAAGCCCCGATAATTTACCAGCACGTTTAAGTGACATAAGCATGCGGTCGTAATGATAACGATACTCGTCAATATCCTCGATAAAAAGTATTTTGCCGTTGGTGTCAATATCTGATTCTGAACCCAAAACAGCATATAGCATAGAGAGGTTTCCGCCCACAAGCGTTCCGGATATCACATCGCTATTAGTCAAACCCGACTGTGAACTGTTACTGCGACTGTGAACTCTATTATATACCCCAGCAGGAATTTTATATTCCAGCCCTTCGCCGAACAAAATTTTTAGGATGGAATCTGTAGACTCAAACGTAGCCTTCGCATAGCCCTGAAGCATTACGCCATGAAGCGATTGTATCCCGAAATTGTGCACATGGCAATGCAGCAATGTGATATCGCTATAGCCCACCAGCCATTTCGGATTTTCCCTGAACTTATCCCAGTTGATTCCATCGATAATGCGCAGCGTACCGTAGCCTCCTTTGGTAAAGAATATAGCTTTGATATTTTCATCATCGAGCATTTGCTGCAAGTCGGCCAGGCGTTCGGCATCCGTCCCTGCCAGGAAACCATATTCATTAAAAGCATTTTGCCCTATTACAGGCACGAGTCCCCAGCTTTTCAGCACGGCCAGCCCCTGCTCTATTTCGTGGGGTTCAGTACGTTTGGCAGTGCTTACAATGCCTACGCGGTCGTGGGGTTTGAGGTTTGGGGGTGAGCTCAAGGTGTTTATAAATTAATAGCTAATAATGAACTCAAATATAGTAATTCCCTTCGCAATACCTTAACAAAAAATTCCATTCAATATCGTATCTTCGCCTATTCAAATTTTGCCATGATAAAGACAGATTTTTCTACTCTTGAACCCAAGAAAAATATCCTGATAAAAGGTGCGCAGCTGCACAACCTCAAGAATATAGACGTTGCCATTCCGCGCAACAAACTCGTAGTGATTACAGGGCTTTCTGGCTCCGGTAAGTCAAGCCTTGCCTTTGATACGCTCTATGCCGAAGGCCAGCGCCGCTATGTTGAAAGCCTTTCCTCTTACGCACGCCAGTTCCTGGGCCGCCTCGACAAACCGAAGGTGGAATACATCAAGGGGATTGCCCCTGCCATCGCCATCGAGCAA
This genomic interval carries:
- a CDS encoding LD-carboxypeptidase, which encodes MSSPPNLKPHDRVGIVSTAKRTEPHEIEQGLAVLKSWGLVPVIGQNAFNEYGFLAGTDAERLADLQQMLDDENIKAIFFTKGGYGTLRIIDGINWDKFRENPKWLVGYSDITLLHCHVHNFGIQSLHGVMLQGYAKATFESTDSILKILFGEGLEYKIPAGVYNRVHSRSNSSQSGLTNSDVISGTLVGGNLSMLYAVLGSESDIDTNGKILFIEDIDEYRYHYDRMLMSLKRAGKLSGLKALIVGDMTDIKESTLPWGRDYREITLEHFDCPVYFDFPAGHISDNRALLMGSQVTITPGETISIKFHQ